The Oncorhynchus clarkii lewisi isolate Uvic-CL-2024 chromosome 23, UVic_Ocla_1.0, whole genome shotgun sequence genomic interval tcaaaagtaaacgtaATTGCTAAAAGATAAATTCAAATTCCTTATGTTAAGCAACCCAGAAGGcactattttcttgttttttaatttacggatagccaggggcacactccaaccctcagacataatttacaacgaagcatgtgtttagtgagtccgccagatcagaggcagtagggatgaccatggatcttctcttgataagtgtgtgaattagataattttcctgtcctgctaagcattcaaaatgtaacgagtacttttaggtgtcagggaaaatgtatggagtaaaaagtacattattttctttaggaatgtagtgaagtaaaagtataaagttgtcaaaaatataaattgtaaagtacagataccccaaaactacttaagtagtactttcaagtatttttacttaagtactttacatcactgtaTACATTTGgttgacaactaaaccaaaaatctgatatgttttccattggaattttATTGAGCTTTTAGATCGTTGAAAGCATTGTTTAATATATAATGTGTCATCACTAACTTTTATCTgactttttgagtgggtgaatttactgtaggttgtaatctcattgatcaatgtCTCTACCAAATATGATTATCTATGTTGAAATGACTTAGTGTGCCCCGTAGTGTGCCGAACAGGCCCAAATATAGGAGGGAATGAAATTGCCATCTttatcttttttttaaaggtctgataggtcaacacacacagtgatttgTGACATTTCTAAATACTAATATTATCTGTTCACTATTAGAAAGTGGCTTTAGATCTTATATCAAAAGCGATTCAAATGGATTAATTTGGTCTTGGATAATAATGGATAATAATTAACTTATAACCATTGCCTAAAACCAATTGAGAAAATAAATAAGCTTTAAATAGCACTCTTGCAAACATTTGACCAAATTACAATACCCATATCACCTTGGAAAATGCCCTTGATAACTCTAGGGGTGAGATAAAATAAATTAATTGAAGGATTCCACCTCACTTTTGTCACGTGTTCATATTTTTTATATTGAAGGAAAGGAGATCATAAAAACATAAAACAGAAACAGTTAATTAGCTGTAGCACatcatcaataccagcagaggtCTACAATGATTTTCAAATAGAAAGTGTGTCAGTTTGAGGTATCCAAACCATGGATCTTGCATACTCAAAACCCCATTATGGATTGACCAGAGTCCAAGGCATATTGATTCTGATTGGTTGAAGCTAAACTCCTCAGATTTTTCATTGGTTGTTTGAGAAACCATGTGAGAGAAATATGCAAATTGGCTTGATGTGGCAGTTGAAATCACTGGCTCTCATGCATTGGGAGACTGAACTGCAGAGATAGCAAGAGGGGGGCGTGCCTGCTCAAAACTACTGACATCAACTTATGAATTCATGGCAAAATACTTGAACAAAACTATTTTTGAAGTGTATTTTGTTCAATCATCTTTGTCTTGGAACCTCTCTCTACATTGTTGATTATATTTATTGAGTGCCACGAGGTAAGgataatacatttttatttttaatgtggCTCTACAGTAGATATTTGCAGTTTAAGGCAATAACTCAATTGGATGGGTTCTCAATTTGTAAGCAGAATACATTTTGTATGGATCATTTCACAAAGTTTGGGGTTTTCATTTAGATTTTAGGATTATCATGATAATGTGAGCTGAAAAAAGTCTATGGTTGGTCAATTCACTTGTCTGGTGAAGTAGTTGCAAAAAACCAATGTTGGCAGCAATGCAATGTCATAAGACATTGAATTTAGTACTAGACATTGACatgtacagtggcaagacaaagtatgtgaatcctttggaattacctggatttctgcataaattggtcatcaaatttgatctgatcttcatctaagtcacaacaatagacaaacatagtgtgcttaaactaataacacacaaatgattgtatttttcttgtctatactgaatacataatttaaacattcacagtgaaggttgggaaaagtatgtgaacccctaggctaatgacttctccaaaagctaattagagtcaggagtcagcgaacctggagtccaatcaaggagatgagattggagatggtGGTTAGGGCTGCCGTGCCCTATAAAAAACCTGCATAAAATtggagtttgctattcacaagaagcattgcctgatgtgaaccattcCTCAAAcgaaagagatctcagaagacctaagaattgttgacttgtatAAAGCTGGAAATGGTTACAAGTATCTCTAAaaaccttgatgttcatcagtccatggtaagacaaattgtctataaatggagaaagttcagcactgttgctgcTCTCCCTACGAGTGGCCGTCCTACAAAGAtaactgcaagagcacagcgcagaatgcttaatgaggttaagaagaagaagacttacataaatctctggaacatgaTAACATCTCTGTTATCGAGTCtgcgatacgtaaaacactaaacaagaatagtATTCATGGGAgcacaccacggaagaagccactgctgtccaaaaaaagccattgctgcacatctgaagatTGCAatagtgcacctggatgttccacagcgctactggaaaAATATTATGTGGACAGATGGAACTagagttgagttgtttggaaggaacacacaacactatgtgtggagaaaaaaagagacagcacaccaacatcaaaacctcatcccaagtatggtggagggagcatcatggtttggggctgctttacTGGGGTtgatttgctgcctcagggcctgaacagcttgctatcatcaacagaaaaatgaattcccaagtttatcaagacattttgcaagaGAATGTTAGGCTGCCTgcctgccaattgaagctcaacagaagttggatgATGCAACAGGCAACAACCCagaacacagaagtaaatcaacaacagaatggcttcaacaatGAAtaatgccttctggagtggcccagtcagtcctgacttccacccgattgagatgctgtggcatgacctcaagagagcagatcacaccagacatcccaagaatattgctgaacttaAACAGTTTGTAAAGAGGaacggtccaaaattcctcctgaccattgtgcaactacagaaaacatttggttgaagttattgctgccaaaggagggtcaaccagttattaaatccaagggtacacatacttttcccaccctgcactgtaaatgtttacacagtgtgacaacatataattgtttgtgtgttattagtttaagcagactgtgtttatcgattgttgtgacctagatgaagatgaGATCAAGTTTtctgaccaatttatgcagaaatcctggtacttccaaagggttcacatactttttcctgcGACTGTATAATATGGTTAAGTAAAGTGCATAAAGATTAATTGTGTGTTTAGATGAATACATAATGAACTCATTTGATAATGAActcatttggggcggcagggtagcctagtggttagtgttggactagtaaccgaaaggttgcaagtttaaatccccgacctgacaaggtacaaatctgtcgttctgccactggacaggcagttaacccactgttcctaggccgtcattgaaaataagaatgtgttcttaactgacttgcctagttaaataaaggttaaaaaaaatatatataaaaaaataagagAACCTCAAAAGATCTTAAGAAAAAATATCCAAGCACTTTATTAAAATGCTTTCTGTTTGTTCCCTCTTTCCTCAGGGTGTTCCACATATTCAATTCATCAGCAATGCCAGGCCCTGTTATGCCTGTAGATATTGCTATGCAGATGTACATCACACACTCTCCACCTCTCTGGAGCTTCCTCAGCTCCTATGAGAACTTGAGGGTCAAGAACCGGGAAAACCACTACAAGCCCCTCCGGCCCTGCATTAGCTCCCAAAGGCCCTTGGATGCCCGGAAGAGCCCCAAGACCACCATAAAGATCCCCAAAGGCAAGAAGAAAGTGGTCTTTGCCGACTCCAAAGGCATGTCCCTCACAGCCATCCACATCTTTTCAAAGTTCGATGAAAAGCCTGTGCTCTCCGACTTACAATTTGACCTTACAGACCTGGAGAATGCCAACATGCAGCTGAAGATCAGCACCATGCGAAGCCTGGTGCTGGACTTCCCCCAACCCGCTGCAGACTATCTGGCCTTCCGGAACCGGCTGTTGAAGGACTCTGTGTGCCTGGAAAACTGCACACTGCAGGAGAGGTCACTCACAGGCACTGTGAAAGTCCGAAACCTTGGCTTTGAGAAATCTGTCCAGGTCCGGTTGACCGTTGACTCATGGAAAACCAACACAGACATTGACTGCTCCTTCATAAACAACGTCTACAGTTGCCAGGACACAGATACATTCACCTTTGTCTTCGATCTGCCAAGTTACGTGCATCCTTATAATAAAGTTGAATTTTGCATATGTTTCAAGAGCAAAGACCAGGTTTTCTGGGACAATAATGATGGGGAAAACTACATGCTCAAACCCATTGGGTGGAATGGAGAGGATGTGCAAACACTGGCAAAAACCATTGTTGAGCATAAGAAACCAGCAGAGCACAACAATGGTAATAAACTACTGGAGATGGAGTTTGACCAGTTTGGAAGTCCCCGTTTATCAAGTGGACTCTTTCCTGGGTGGCAAAGCTTGGGCAGAATTGAGAATGGTGCCAACTACTGGTGAAATTAGGAAAGACTTTCATCTGGGGTGAAATAGCAACTGAAGAGGTATAACAGGGATGGACTTGGATGGAGCAGGGTGATATAGATGTAGGACCTTAATTAGAGCCAgattgctacagcaggaaaataatcatgtaccaacaggaaatgtgaattagtatgtggattataattaatggacatttttctaGGAGTTGGTCCATTTGTCATAAGggaaaatcaaatctgaaatgtctAAGCGGAAATTAGAaacttttgtattttttaaacctcaaatacactacaagttttaaagTTACTGCATTGCAGGAcagttatcctgcaacagggtgatcaaattaagatcctacatacagtgccttgcgaaagtattcggcccccttgaactttgcgaccttttgccacatttcaggcttcaaacataaagatataaaactgtatttttttgtgaagaatcaacaacaagtgggacacaatcatgaagtggaacgatatttattggatatttcaaacttttttaacaaatcaaaaactgaaacattgggcgtgcaaaattattcagcccctttactttcagtgcagcaaactctctccagaagttcagtgaggatctctgaatgatccaatgttgacctaaatgactaatgatgataaatacaatccacctgtgtgtaatcaagtctccgtataaatgcacctgcactgtgatagtctcagaggtccgtcaaaagcgcagagagcatcatgaagaacaaagaacacaccaggcaggtccgagatactgttgtgaagaagtttaaagccggatttggatacaaaaagatttcccaagctttaaacatcccaaggagcactgtgcaagcgataatattgaaatggaaggagtatcagaccactgcaaatctaccaagacctggccgtccctctaaactttcagctcaaacaaggagaagactgatcagagatgcagccaagaggcccatgatcacgctggatgaactgcagagatctacagctgaggtgggagactctgtccataggacaacaatcagtcgtatattgcacaaatctggcctttatgggagagtggcaagaagaaagccatttcttaaagatatccataaaaagtgttgtttaaagtttgccacaagccacctgggagacacaccaaacatgtggaagaaggtgctctggtcagatgaaaccaaaattgaactttttggcaacaatgcaaaacgttatgtttggcgtaaaagcaacacagctgaacacaccatccccactgtcaaacatggtggtggcagcatcatggtttgggcctgcttttcttcagcagggacagggaagatggttaaaattgatgggaagatggatggagccaaatacaggaccattctggaagaaaacctgatggagtctgcaaaagacctgagactgggacggagatttgtcttccaacaagacaatgatccaaaacataaagcaaaatctacaatggaatggttaaaaaataaacatatccaagtcaaagtccagacctgaatccaatcgagaatctgtggaaagaactgaaaactgctgttcacaaatgctctccatccaacctcactgagctcgagctgttttgcaaggaggaatgggaaaaaatttcagtctctcgatgtgcaaaactgatagagacataccccaagcgacttacagctgtaatcgcagcaaaaggtggcgctacaaagtattaacttaagggggctgaatatccaataaatgttgttccacttcatgattgtgtcccacttgttgttgattcttcacaaaaaaatacagttttatatctttatgtttgaagcctgaaatgtggcaaaaggtcgcaaagttcaagggggccgaatactttcgcaaggcactgtaacttacTGTATATTAAAATGTCAATAGCTGCTTTGAATGCAATGAAGCATATCAAGAAAGAAAAAGTATATGGAAATATGGACCATGGCTAGATTCTACTACTATTTGGCTACCATTGAGACACTTTCTAAATATGATCAGAGgcaattgatttttattttatttgacatgtGATTCTTGTGTAAAGCAGTTTAGTGCCTTATCAATATTATGCCTGTTATAAAACAAAAGCCCATTGAAACTTAATTTTCA includes:
- the LOC139381532 gene encoding protein phosphatase 1 regulatory subunit 3C-B-like, yielding MPGPVMPVDIAMQMYITHSPPLWSFLSSYENLRVKNRENHYKPLRPCISSQRPLDARKSPKTTIKIPKGKKKVVFADSKGMSLTAIHIFSKFDEKPVLSDLQFDLTDLENANMQLKISTMRSLVLDFPQPAADYLAFRNRLLKDSVCLENCTLQERSLTGTVKVRNLGFEKSVQVRLTVDSWKTNTDIDCSFINNVYSCQDTDTFTFVFDLPSYVHPYNKVEFCICFKSKDQVFWDNNDGENYMLKPIGWNGEDVQTLAKTIVEHKKPAEHNNGNKLLEMEFDQFGSPRLSSGLFPGWQSLGRIENGANYW